One Novipirellula galeiformis genomic window, CGGCAAACGAGACGCCCGATCGAGCGACTCACCATCCCACCAAGCCGTTCGCTGCCTTTCGCAACCCCATCGGCGTCGAACAGGATCCACGACAAATCGTGATTGTGACGTTCCAGGCGTTTGAAGCCTGGACACGTGAGCGGGGGGCGCATCGCCTCAAGGACGAGACGCCAAGTGAATTCTTGAAGCGGATAGCGGGAACCATCCCACAACTAGCGACTCCGGCACTTGACGTCGTCAACGCGTACAACCGGATCGTTTACGGCGGTGAAATGGCGACGCCTGCGGACGTTTCGGCTTCGGATCGGGTATGGAAAACCATGAAGTCATCCGCTCCGACGAAACGCACACGCCCCCCGCAGCCCCTTTCGCATCCATCCCTCGACTAAAATCCGACCAATGTTTTCGCTACAATAGGCTCACGCCAACCTACCATCCGCTGTGGAACGTGATCCTTTGTTGTCTGAACCCCTTACTAAATCGCAATGGATCATGCGGGGAGCCAGCGTCCGCATGACGCGCCGCGGGGGCCTTTATGGGCTCACGCTGCTAGCCATCGTCGCGATGCTCTGGGTGCCGCTGAACTTTGCGGTTCGCACTTCGGTCCACGAGATGGCCCGGCAATCGTTGCGTTGGATCTTGAACGCAAACGTGGCGGCCTTTGAACGCTGGAATCAGCAACGCGAATCCGATGTCGTTGGCGCGATGGCAAACCCGAAACGGCAATCGATCGCCGAACGGATTCTAGCGAGCCAGCACAGACATCAACCCCTTTCACCCGAGCCTCTCGAGTCGGGCTCAAACCCTGCGGCGTTCACGAAACTGCTAGCGGAGGATTCGCTTCCCGACGATGTGCTGGGTTGGGCATTGATCGATGTCGATGGACGTGTGTGGTGTACGAATTTAGAGTCGTTACTTGCCGAAACGCTTCGGATTCCCAGCGATGCGTTGGACAAAACGATTTCTCGACAAACCACGATCACGCGTCCCTTTCGCGCCCCGATAGCACTGTCCAAAACGGGCCCGATGTCGCTCCCCACCCCGCCCGTGATCGCCGCGATGACACCGATCACCCAAGGTGCAAAAACGCTGGGGTGTTTTATTTATCTGATCGATCCCCATGACGAATTCAGCTCCCTTTTCTCAGCAGCCTCCGCGAACAACGTTGCGGAATCGTTCGCCATCGATCGCCGAGGGGTGATGTTGACCGATTCAGCGAACCTCCCCGTGCGGAAACGCTCGGGAGCGAGCGACGGCGAAGCCTCCGCGCCAAGCATTCTGAATTTGAAGATTCAAAACCCCGTCGCGGGGGATGGCACTGAGAATCACGGTGAGCCACCGAGGCCCTTCACGCTGCTTGCGGACCAGTTGACCCGTGGTGGAATGGGAGAAAACGTCGATGGTTACCGTAACCATTGGGGTGTCGACGTGATCGGTGCGTGGCGTTGGTTGCCTGAATATGGCGTGGGAATCGGAGTGGAAATGAGCGTCGCGGACGCTTATGCGCCCCTTGGTATACTTTCCATGATTCATTGGGCATTGGCGATCTTGATGGCAGCGGCGGTTGCAAGCTTAGTCGGTCTGCAATGGCTAGGTCCCCGACTGTCTCAGTCCCCGGGGCACCCCCTTCCCGTCCGACAACTCGGTCAATACCAACTCGGACGACTGCTCGGCGAAGGGGCGATGGGGGCGGTCTACCTTGGGTCCCACGCGATGCTCAAACGCAATGTCGCGATCAAGGTCCTCGAGAAAGAGGAGTTAACATCGACGACGGCATCTCGGTTTGCTCGCGAGGTGAGGTTGACCGCTCAACTTCGCCATCCCAACACGATCGCTATTTTTGATTACGGCCGCAGCAACGATGGAACGTTCTTCTATGTGATGGAATACATCGACGGAATCACGCTGCAACAATTGATCGATCAAGAGGGACGCCAAAACGCAGGCCGCGTGATCTCGATCTTGATTCAAATGTGTGGATCCCTTTCCGAAGCACACGATCGCGGCATCGTGCATCGTGACATCAAGCCAGCCAACATCATTCTCGCTGAAGTATCAGGCGTGGGTGATATGATTAAAGTGCTCGATTTTGGGCTCGTCAAAGAAATCGTGCATGATTCGGTGGA contains:
- a CDS encoding serine/threonine-protein kinase codes for the protein MSEPLTKSQWIMRGASVRMTRRGGLYGLTLLAIVAMLWVPLNFAVRTSVHEMARQSLRWILNANVAAFERWNQQRESDVVGAMANPKRQSIAERILASQHRHQPLSPEPLESGSNPAAFTKLLAEDSLPDDVLGWALIDVDGRVWCTNLESLLAETLRIPSDALDKTISRQTTITRPFRAPIALSKTGPMSLPTPPVIAAMTPITQGAKTLGCFIYLIDPHDEFSSLFSAASANNVAESFAIDRRGVMLTDSANLPVRKRSGASDGEASAPSILNLKIQNPVAGDGTENHGEPPRPFTLLADQLTRGGMGENVDGYRNHWGVDVIGAWRWLPEYGVGIGVEMSVADAYAPLGILSMIHWALAILMAAAVASLVGLQWLGPRLSQSPGHPLPVRQLGQYQLGRLLGEGAMGAVYLGSHAMLKRNVAIKVLEKEELTSTTASRFAREVRLTAQLRHPNTIAIFDYGRSNDGTFFYVMEYIDGITLQQLIDQEGRQNAGRVISILIQMCGSLSEAHDRGIVHRDIKPANIILAEVSGVGDMIKVLDFGLVKEIVHDSVELTQVDSITGTPMYMSPEAVRDASTADERSDVYAVGAVGYALLTGVPLFERGGAVDICLKQLNETPLRPADRVGVPFAEDLQNVLMSCLQKDANQRPLSMDQLADTLRACEDHGRWAHVDSIHWWKHYLERRQELQGTESQAPSDSDLSDETTKHHTREFSG